Genomic window (Arcobacter sp. F155):
AGAATGTAATATCATCACCATTACTTGCAAAGATACCAACGGCTAATGTTCCCCAAATACCATTTAATAAGTGAACTGATAAAGCCCCCACAGGGTCATCAAGTTTTAACTTATCAAAGAAAGATACACCAAATACAACAAGTGCTCCACCAATAGCACCAATTAAAATTGGAGTATAAATATTATAAAGATCAGGTCCTGCTGTAATTGCAACTAAACCACCTAAAGCACCATTTAATACCATAGTAATATCAAGCTTTTTATATCTAAAGTACATAAATGCACCAACAATAATTGCACCTGATAAACCAGCTGTATTTGTATTCATAATAGTTAAAGCAACTGCATCAGCACTCTCTTTTGAAGCAATTGAACCTACTGAACCACCATTAAATCCAAACCATCCAATCCATAAAAGAAATGCACCTAATGTTACAAGTGGGATATTTGATGCTGGAATTACTCTTACTCCACCTTCTTTAGGATATCTTCCACGTCTTGCTCCAATAATTAAAATTGCAGCTAATAGTGCCCATCCACCAGTTGAGTGAATAACTGTTGAACCAGCTAAGTCATACATAGATAAATCTAAAAATGTTCCTGCTAACATATCACTTCCCCAAGACCAGTTAACAACAACAGGATAAATAAATCCACCCATAATTACAGTAAATAAAGCTAATGGTAGAACTTTTGCTCTTTCACTAACCCCACCAGACATAATATTGATTACTTTACCAACAAATGCCATTTGGAAAAGAAAAGCTGCCCATTTTGACATTGAATCACTTCCAAAGTCTCCAAAAGCAATTGAGTAACCAACAAGTAAAAATGCCAATGAAGCAACTGCATAAATCATTGTATTAACCATTAATACTGCTGAAACGTTTTTAGTTCTTACAAGCCCTGCTTCAAGCATAGCAAAACCTGGAACCATAAAGATAATAAGTGTCATTGCAAAGATTGCAAAAAATGTATCAAGTACATAACTAACTGATTGTAAGTCCATATTTAACCCTTCCTAAGTTTTCTTAAGAAACATTATATATTTTTTTAATAAGTTTATATAGATAGTATGTGTATAAAAAATATACAGGGAGTATAAGATTTAAATCAAAGAAGAAAAGCTCTTCTTTGATTTTATATATTAAACAGCTTCACTACCTCTTTGTTCTGTTCTAATTCTAACTACCTCATCAATAGAAGTAACAAAAATCTTTCCATCACCAATTTTTCCAGTTTTAGCTGCTTCAACAATAACACCTATTGTTGAATCTACATCTTCGTCATTTACAATAACTTCTACTTTAATTTTTGCTAAGAAGTCAACAACATACTCAGCTCCTCTATAAAGCTCTGAGTGTCCTTGTTGTCTACCGTATCCTTTTACATCTGATACAGTCATACCAGAGATACCATTTTCAACTAATGCCTCTTTTACATCTTCTAGTTTAAAAGGTTTTATAATTGCTTCAACTTTTTTCATTGTATCTTCCTTTTATATATTAAGCTTTTTTGAATTCAGGGTAACACTCAAGACCAGTCTCATGAATATCTAATCCTGTAATTTCAGTCTCTTCATCTACTCTTAGTCCAATAACTAAGTCTAAGATTTTCCAAACAATAAATGAAACAATGAATACAAATGCTCCAATTACAACGATACCTTTAATTTGCGCTAGGATTGTAACTTCTGGATTGAAAATACCAACAGCTAATGTTCCCCAGATACCTGCTACTAAGTGAACAGATAAAGCACCAACAGGATCATCAATTCTTAACTTATCAAAGAATGGAACTGCAAATACAACTAAAGCACCACCAACTATACCTTCAATAAATGAAACTAACATTCCTAAATCAGGACCTGCAGTAACTGAAACTAAACCAGCTAAAGCACCATTTAATACCATAGTTAAATCAACTTTTTTATAAAGTAGTTGAGTTAATAAAGCCGCCATAATTGCACCTGCACAAGCTGCCATATTTGTATCTGCAACTACTAATGCAATACCATCGATATCAGCTTTTGAACCTAATGCTAATTGAGAACCACCATTAAATCCAAACCATCCCATCCATAAAATGAATGTACCTAAAGTTGCAAGAGTTAAGTTTGAACCAGGGATTGGTCTTACTTTACCATCTTTAGTATATTTTCCTTTTCTAGCACCAAGAATTAATACACCAGCTAAAGCAGCCCATCCACCAACAGAGTGAACAATAGTTGAACCAGCGAAATCAGAGAACCCAGCAATTAAACCACCAAGTTCAGACCCACCCCATGTCCAGTGACCTTGAATTGGATAAATTACACCACTTAAAATTACAACAAAGATTAAAAATGGCCATAATTTCATTCTTTCAGCCACAGTACCAGAAATTACCGATGCAGCAGTTGCTACGAACATAACTTGGAAGAAAAAGTCTGCTGCAGCTGGATAAGTAGCGTCAGCACCGTTTTCCATACTAATTGTTGAGAAGCTTCCCATGAAAGCTGAACCATCACCATACATTAAGTTATATCCTACAAAATAATACATAATACAAGAGATTGCAAATAGTGCAATATTCTTTGTTAATACTGTTGCATTATTTTTTGATCTTGTTAGACCAGATTCTAGCATTGCAAAACCTGCAGCCATCCACATTACTAATACACCTGAAAATACAAATAGAAAACCATCTAGTATGTATTTTAAGTCGTTAAAATTTTCCATATTCTTCCTTTTCAAAGTAAATATGCAGAAATTGTAACAGATTTCAAAAAGCAAATAAACATTTTTGTTGTATATAATTTATACATATAAAAAGTAAATTTAATGAATTTTATTCAAAAAATTCCTATTCTTTGGTTACTAACATATATTTAAAAAATTTACAAAAAATTAATTTTTTTTACAAATAAATAGTTTTTAAATAATTGTTTATTTTTTATACACTTAGTTTTTTCTTTATATGTTATAATTAACTACACATACGAATATAGGAGTGGTTCATGAAAGAGTACTTTGAAGTATATATTCAAAATCAAGACAAAATTGAAGAGTTTATAGAAGAGAGTTTAAATAAATTTGGTGAAGTTAAGAAACACAAATCAAGTAAATTTAAAACTCTTTTTAAAATTTTTCCATCTTTAGAACTTGTTTATATTGTAAACAAAGATACTAAAGTTCAAACCTCTCCTAACTATCATAGATTCAAAGAAGATGCAAAAGAAAAAGATATCTCAAGGGAATATCTAATATCTAAGCTTCATTTTAAAGAGAACTGTAAAACAGCTTTTAGTTCACCTTATATAAGTAGTGCTACTAGACATAATTGTATTACTGTTTCTATAAAAGAAGGTGATGATATTATCTTTTTTGATTTTAAGATTGAGACGCTTCTTGAAAGACTAAATCTAATTGAATTAAACAAACCTTTTCATACCCTTACAAAAACTTTTTATCTAATAGCTGGATATTCAATGTTTTTATTGGCTTTATTTATAGTTTGTTATTCAATTTATGATTTTGCACACTCTTTTTTAATTAAAGGAATTTTTGATTTAGATGCAATATTCAAACCTGTAATTGCTTTAACCTTAGGTATTGCAATCTTTGACCTTGCAAAAACAATACTAGAACAAGAAGTTTATTTTAAGAGTTATTCAAAAAACTCAAAAGTAGAAACAAAAATTATCACAAAGTTTCTTATTGCCATTACTATAGCTTTATCTATTGAAGCACTAATGGTTGTATTTAAAATTGCCCTTACTGACTATGATAAGATGATTAATGCTTTATACCTAATTACAGGTATTTCTATGATATTAATTGCTCTTTCAGTATTTATATTTTTAACAAAGAAAAAGAACTAGGACTAAAAAATGGAAGAATATATTGCAAAATCAAAAAACTCAAAAGAGATATTAAACTCAGCTCAACTTCTTCAAAGTGTAGAAGTTAATGCTTTAATCACAGGAGATGCAGGTGTTGGTAAAAAATCTTTAGCAAGATATATTTTGCCCAATGTAAAAGAGTATAAAGCAAAGTCTCTACAACGAGATATTAGTGATAATATAATCTCCTTGCAAAATGAAGCAATCATCCTAGATAAAATAGAAAATATTACAAATATAGATTTAGTAATAAACTGGCTAAATGACAACAATATCAGAGTAATCGCAACAACGCTAAAACATGAGTTAAACTCAAAATTAGCTGATTTATTTTCGATTACTATTGAACTTCCTGCTTTAAAAGATAGGGAAGAAGATGTTAAACAGCTTATTACTAAGTTTTCAAAAGAAGCTAGTAAAACTTTAGATTTAGAGCCTGTACTTCCATCTAAACTTATGATAAACTTATCAAACAATGCACATAGCCTTAGAAAATCTATTTACTTCTCTTATTTATTTGAAACAATAGGAGAAGATGAGATTTTAATGTTTATGGAAAACTATATGTTCTCAAACCTACAAGGAGAGAATTCATATAAAGACTTTGTATACCTTTTTGAAGTTCCTTTATTAAAAGCTGCAAAAAAGAAATACAAATCACAAGTACAAATGGCAAAACATTTAGGTCTAAATAGAATCACTCTAAGGAAAAAACTTGATATTCATAAGGGTTTTTTAGATGACTGAATTAAACATACAAGTTGAAGAACTAATAACAAAAGGTGCTGAAGACTTTGAGATTTCAAAGGTTTTTAGAACTTATTTTAAATCATATGTAAACTCAATTGATGAAGTTTTGGAAACAACTGGTGGAAAAGATTTCTTTGTAAAACATACTAAACATACTGATAAA
Coding sequences:
- a CDS encoding ammonium transporter; the protein is MDLQSVSYVLDTFFAIFAMTLIIFMVPGFAMLEAGLVRTKNVSAVLMVNTMIYAVASLAFLLVGYSIAFGDFGSDSMSKWAAFLFQMAFVGKVINIMSGGVSERAKVLPLALFTVIMGGFIYPVVVNWSWGSDMLAGTFLDLSMYDLAGSTVIHSTGGWALLAAILIIGARRGRYPKEGGVRVIPASNIPLVTLGAFLLWIGWFGFNGGSVGSIASKESADAVALTIMNTNTAGLSGAIIVGAFMYFRYKKLDITMVLNGALGGLVAITAGPDLYNIYTPILIGAIGGALVVFGVSFFDKLKLDDPVGALSVHLLNGIWGTLAVGIFASNGDDITFLGQLKGVVVVAVFAFVVSYIVLFVINKIAPLRAHNDEEMQGLDVEECGLEAYPEFKRAF
- the amt gene encoding ammonium transporter → MENFNDLKYILDGFLFVFSGVLVMWMAAGFAMLESGLTRSKNNATVLTKNIALFAISCIMYYFVGYNLMYGDGSAFMGSFSTISMENGADATYPAAADFFFQVMFVATAASVISGTVAERMKLWPFLIFVVILSGVIYPIQGHWTWGGSELGGLIAGFSDFAGSTIVHSVGGWAALAGVLILGARKGKYTKDGKVRPIPGSNLTLATLGTFILWMGWFGFNGGSQLALGSKADIDGIALVVADTNMAACAGAIMAALLTQLLYKKVDLTMVLNGALAGLVSVTAGPDLGMLVSFIEGIVGGALVVFAVPFFDKLRIDDPVGALSVHLVAGIWGTLAVGIFNPEVTILAQIKGIVVIGAFVFIVSFIVWKILDLVIGLRVDEETEITGLDIHETGLECYPEFKKA
- a CDS encoding sigma 54-interacting transcriptional regulator, with protein sequence MEEYIAKSKNSKEILNSAQLLQSVEVNALITGDAGVGKKSLARYILPNVKEYKAKSLQRDISDNIISLQNEAIILDKIENITNIDLVINWLNDNNIRVIATTLKHELNSKLADLFSITIELPALKDREEDVKQLITKFSKEASKTLDLEPVLPSKLMINLSNNAHSLRKSIYFSYLFETIGEDEILMFMENYMFSNLQGENSYKDFVYLFEVPLLKAAKKKYKSQVQMAKHLGLNRITLRKKLDIHKGFLDD
- a CDS encoding P-II family nitrogen regulator; this translates as MKKVEAIIKPFKLEDVKEALVENGISGMTVSDVKGYGRQQGHSELYRGAEYVVDFLAKIKVEVIVNDEDVDSTIGVIVEAAKTGKIGDGKIFVTSIDEVVRIRTEQRGSEAV